In Arthrobacter woluwensis, a single genomic region encodes these proteins:
- a CDS encoding DUF1540 domain-containing protein, which yields MSTHVTEVSACSVDACSFNHDGCTAYGITIGGSDHHAQCATFIDTSSLGGLPKVLAHVGACQRSECRHNDHLMCGAHDVKIGPGAERADCLTYDPAG from the coding sequence ATGAGCACTCACGTCACCGAAGTGTCCGCTTGCAGTGTGGATGCCTGTTCGTTCAACCACGACGGTTGCACGGCCTATGGCATCACGATCGGCGGCAGCGACCACCACGCCCAATGCGCCACCTTCATCGACACGAGCTCCCTCGGCGGGCTGCCCAAGGTCCTGGCGCACGTCGGCGCGTGCCAGCGCAGCGAGTGCCGGCACAACGACCACCTCATGTGCGGCGCGCACGACGTGAAGATCGGTCCCGGGGCGGAGCGCGCGGACTGCCTCACGTATGACCCGGCCGGCTGA
- a CDS encoding YchJ family protein — MSARKSPAPGPCPCLSGESYDACCGRFHTGEAWAPTAEALMRSRYSAFAVLDEDYLLATWHPDTRPEDLELDEDLRWLRLDITATTAGGPFDTEGTVTFRAHYRAPADDDGAGAPSSRTVRGVQEEVSRFVREGGRWYYVDAAG, encoded by the coding sequence ATGAGCGCCCGGAAGAGCCCCGCACCTGGTCCCTGCCCCTGCCTGAGCGGGGAGTCGTACGACGCCTGCTGCGGGCGCTTCCACACGGGGGAGGCCTGGGCCCCGACCGCTGAGGCGCTCATGCGGAGCCGGTACAGCGCTTTCGCCGTGCTGGACGAGGACTACCTGCTCGCCACCTGGCATCCGGACACCCGGCCGGAGGACCTGGAACTGGACGAGGACCTCCGCTGGCTCAGACTCGACATCACCGCCACCACCGCGGGCGGCCCCTTCGACACCGAGGGGACCGTCACCTTCCGCGCCCACTACCGCGCCCCGGCGGACGACGACGGTGCGGGGGCGCCGTCGTCGCGCACCGTGCGCGGGGTGCAGGAAGAAGTGAGCCGCTTCGTGCGGGAGGGCGGGCGCTGGTACTACGTCGATGCGGCTGGATGA
- the purS gene encoding phosphoribosylformylglycinamidine synthase subunit PurS: protein MPRIVVDVMPKPEILDPQGKAIVGALPRLGFTDFVSVRQGKRFELEVEGEVTDEILAKARDAAETLLSNPVIEDVVNIQVVEA from the coding sequence ATGCCCCGGATCGTCGTCGACGTCATGCCCAAGCCCGAAATCCTTGACCCGCAGGGCAAGGCCATCGTGGGCGCGCTGCCCCGCCTCGGCTTCACCGATTTCGTGTCGGTCCGCCAGGGGAAGCGCTTTGAGCTCGAGGTCGAGGGTGAGGTGACGGACGAGATCCTGGCCAAGGCCCGTGACGCCGCCGAGACCCTGCTCTCCAACCCCGTGATCGAAGACGTGGTCAACATCCAGGTCGTCGAGGCCTGA
- the purQ gene encoding phosphoribosylformylglycinamidine synthase subunit PurQ encodes MTEIPLIGEVAAAAITPLAGARIGVVTFPGTLDDRDAARAVRLAGAEAVPLWHADTELADVDAVVIPGGFSYGDYLRAGAIARFAPLMGKIVDAANSDAKLSVLGICNGFQILTESHLLPGSMIKNDHLKFICRDQVLRVENANTAWTADYTQGQEITVPLKNQDGQYIADEKTLDALEAEGRVVFRYVGFNPNGSRRDIAGISNAAGNVVGLMPHPEHAVEAGFGPEQDGGHSVDGLGFFTSVLTQIVGGK; translated from the coding sequence ATGACCGAGATCCCCCTGATCGGTGAGGTCGCCGCCGCGGCCATCACCCCTCTCGCCGGCGCCCGGATCGGCGTCGTGACCTTCCCCGGAACGCTGGATGACCGCGACGCCGCACGTGCCGTCCGCCTCGCCGGCGCCGAGGCCGTGCCGCTCTGGCACGCCGACACTGAACTCGCGGATGTCGACGCCGTGGTGATCCCCGGCGGCTTCTCCTACGGCGACTACCTGCGCGCCGGGGCCATCGCACGTTTCGCGCCCCTCATGGGAAAGATCGTGGACGCCGCGAACTCGGACGCCAAGCTGTCGGTCCTCGGCATCTGCAACGGCTTCCAGATCCTGACCGAGTCCCACCTGCTGCCGGGCTCCATGATCAAGAACGACCACCTGAAGTTCATCTGCCGTGACCAGGTGCTCCGCGTGGAGAACGCGAACACCGCCTGGACCGCGGATTACACGCAGGGCCAGGAGATCACGGTTCCGCTGAAGAACCAGGACGGCCAGTACATCGCGGACGAGAAGACGCTCGACGCGCTCGAGGCGGAGGGCCGCGTGGTGTTCCGCTACGTCGGCTTCAACCCGAACGGCTCGCGCCGTGACATCGCCGGCATCTCCAACGCCGCCGGCAACGTGGTGGGCCTCATGCCGCACCCGGAGCACGCCGTGGAGGCCGGTTTCGGCCCGGAGCAGGACGGCGGCCACTCGGTGGACGGCCTCGGCTTCTTCACCTCCGTGCTGACCCAGATCGTGGGAGGAAAGTGA
- the purL gene encoding phosphoribosylformylglycinamidine synthase subunit PurL, giving the protein MTQETTAKFNIDTVANAAGTPEVELPWAELGLKQNEFEEIVKLLGRRPTGAELAMYSVMWSEHCSYKSSKNHLRQFGQKVTEEMKKDMLVGIGENAGVTNLGDGWAVTFKIESHNSPSFVEPYQGAATGIGGIVRDIISMGARPVAVMDPLRFGEIDHPDTARVMHGAVAGIGGYGNSLGLPNIGGEMVFDAVYQGNPLVNALAVGVMRHEDIRLANASGKGNKVVLFGARTGGDGIGGASVLASESFDDTKPSKRPAVQVGDPFAEKVLIECCLELFKHSLVEGIQDLGAAGISCATSELASNGDGGMQVELTSVLLRDPTLTPGEILMSESQERMMAVVTPENVAAFEAVMDKWAVEYSWLGEVTDTGRLIITWDGEVIVDVDPKTVAHDGPVYDRPYARPSWQDALQADTFTGSVQDAGRPATSGELAAAVTELVASPNMCDKSWITKQYDRYVGGNTALAFPDDAGVIRVDEETGLGVALSTDANGRYTYLDPYQGAQLALAEAYRNVATGGAVPMAVSDCLNFGSPEDPDVMWQLAEAIRGLSDACMELGVPVTGGNVSLYNQTGTTPIHPSPVVAVLGKLDDVARRTPSGWREDGQAIYLLGTTAAELDGSEWSKLRGHLGGLPPRVDLAAERTLGEILINASRDGMIDAAHDLSEGGLAAALVESALRYNVGARIGLDEVAERDGVDLFTLLFSESQARAIVSVPRSEEVRFNDMCTARGFAHARIGVVDSASGALEINGVDTLPLDALREAHEGTLPKYFG; this is encoded by the coding sequence ATGACCCAGGAAACCACCGCCAAGTTCAACATCGACACCGTCGCGAATGCGGCGGGCACCCCCGAGGTCGAACTGCCGTGGGCCGAGCTGGGCCTGAAGCAGAACGAGTTCGAGGAGATCGTCAAGCTCCTGGGCCGCCGCCCCACCGGCGCCGAGCTGGCCATGTACTCCGTCATGTGGAGCGAGCACTGCTCCTACAAGTCCTCCAAGAACCACCTGCGCCAGTTCGGCCAGAAGGTCACCGAGGAGATGAAGAAGGACATGCTGGTCGGCATCGGCGAGAACGCCGGCGTCACCAACCTGGGTGACGGCTGGGCCGTGACCTTCAAGATCGAGTCGCACAACTCGCCGTCGTTCGTGGAGCCGTACCAGGGCGCCGCGACCGGCATCGGCGGCATCGTGCGTGACATCATCTCGATGGGCGCCCGTCCGGTCGCCGTCATGGACCCGCTCCGTTTCGGCGAGATCGACCACCCGGACACCGCGCGCGTCATGCACGGCGCCGTGGCCGGTATCGGTGGTTACGGCAACTCGCTCGGTCTGCCGAACATCGGCGGCGAGATGGTCTTCGACGCCGTCTACCAGGGCAACCCGCTGGTGAACGCCCTCGCCGTGGGCGTCATGCGCCACGAGGACATCCGCCTGGCGAACGCCTCCGGCAAGGGCAACAAGGTCGTGCTGTTCGGCGCCCGCACCGGTGGCGACGGCATCGGCGGCGCGTCCGTGCTGGCCTCGGAGTCCTTCGACGACACCAAGCCCTCGAAGCGCCCCGCCGTCCAGGTGGGCGACCCCTTCGCCGAGAAGGTCCTCATCGAGTGCTGCCTCGAGCTGTTCAAGCACTCCCTCGTGGAGGGCATCCAGGACCTGGGCGCCGCGGGCATCTCCTGCGCCACCTCGGAGCTGGCCTCCAACGGCGACGGCGGCATGCAGGTCGAGCTGACCAGCGTCCTGCTGCGCGACCCCACCCTGACGCCGGGCGAGATCCTCATGTCCGAGTCCCAGGAGCGCATGATGGCCGTCGTGACGCCGGAGAACGTCGCGGCGTTCGAAGCCGTCATGGACAAGTGGGCCGTGGAGTATTCCTGGCTCGGTGAGGTCACCGACACCGGCCGCCTCATCATCACCTGGGACGGCGAAGTGATCGTGGATGTGGACCCGAAGACGGTCGCGCACGACGGTCCCGTCTACGACCGCCCCTACGCCCGCCCGTCGTGGCAGGACGCTCTGCAGGCGGACACCTTCACCGGGTCCGTGCAGGACGCCGGCCGCCCGGCCACCTCCGGCGAGCTCGCCGCGGCCGTGACCGAGCTGGTCGCGTCGCCGAACATGTGCGACAAGTCCTGGATCACCAAGCAGTACGACCGCTACGTGGGCGGCAACACCGCTCTGGCCTTCCCGGACGACGCCGGCGTGATCCGCGTGGACGAGGAGACCGGCCTCGGCGTCGCGCTCTCCACCGACGCCAACGGCCGCTACACCTACTTGGACCCGTACCAGGGCGCCCAGCTGGCACTGGCCGAGGCCTACCGCAACGTGGCCACCGGCGGCGCCGTGCCGATGGCGGTCTCCGACTGCCTGAACTTCGGCTCCCCCGAGGACCCGGATGTCATGTGGCAACTGGCCGAGGCCATCCGCGGCCTCTCGGACGCCTGCATGGAACTGGGTGTCCCGGTCACGGGCGGCAACGTCTCCCTGTACAACCAGACCGGCACCACTCCGATCCACCCGTCCCCCGTGGTCGCGGTGCTCGGCAAGCTCGACGACGTCGCACGCCGCACCCCGTCCGGCTGGCGTGAGGATGGCCAGGCCATCTACCTTCTGGGCACGACGGCGGCCGAACTGGACGGCTCCGAGTGGTCCAAGCTGCGCGGTCACCTGGGCGGTCTGCCGCCTCGCGTGGACCTCGCCGCTGAGCGCACGCTGGGTGAGATCCTGATCAACGCCTCCCGTGACGGCATGATCGACGCCGCGCACGACCTCTCCGAGGGCGGCCTCGCCGCGGCTCTCGTGGAGTCGGCACTGCGCTACAACGTCGGCGCCCGCATCGGCCTGGACGAGGTCGCGGAACGCGATGGCGTGGACCTGTTCACGCTGCTGTTCTCCGAGTCCCAGGCCCGGGCCATCGTGTCCGTGCCGCGGAGCGAGGAAGTCCGCTTCAACGACATGTGCACGGCCCGCGGTTTCGCCCACGCCCGCATCGGTGTGGTGGACTCCGCCTCCGGCGCCCTGGAGATCAACGGCGTGGACACGCTCCCGCTCGACGCCCTCCGCGAAGCCCACGAGGGGACCCTCCCGAAGTACTTCGGCTGA
- a CDS encoding endonuclease domain-containing protein: protein MLHRLGAQQLGKGVWSWSLADINGVPDGLSGTALARWIAPFLETNYGVAASLWTAARLWELPVWDRGDRRMHVIRPDSAADLTRPFVEAHRARLLPGEVCWFGGVPVTTPARTWLDLAAVVTLDELVVVGDACVRIPRSEFEPRKGTHATPGELRAVVRGHRGKRGISSARTALELVRVGADSPQETLLRLAFERAGFPEPLLNPRVAVPGTGEEFQPDLAFPEHRIGVEYDGEHHSAAAQVGRDIRRAEKYARAGWLEVRLSKEHTVDDHRLAIRKVRDALISRGWRKAA, encoded by the coding sequence GTGCTCCATCGCCTGGGCGCGCAGCAGCTGGGCAAGGGGGTCTGGTCGTGGTCCCTGGCGGACATCAATGGGGTTCCAGACGGACTGAGCGGCACAGCCCTGGCGCGGTGGATCGCTCCGTTCCTGGAGACCAACTACGGCGTGGCCGCTTCCCTCTGGACCGCTGCGAGACTCTGGGAGCTGCCTGTCTGGGATCGGGGGGATCGCCGGATGCACGTGATCCGGCCCGACTCTGCCGCGGATCTCACACGGCCCTTCGTCGAAGCCCATCGCGCCAGACTCCTTCCCGGGGAGGTGTGCTGGTTCGGGGGCGTACCCGTCACCACCCCGGCCCGGACGTGGCTCGATCTCGCCGCTGTCGTCACCCTGGATGAGCTCGTGGTGGTGGGGGATGCCTGCGTCCGGATCCCGCGTTCCGAGTTCGAGCCCCGGAAGGGGACGCATGCCACACCAGGGGAACTCCGTGCCGTCGTCCGCGGGCATCGAGGCAAACGGGGGATCAGCTCCGCGCGGACGGCCCTGGAGCTCGTCCGAGTGGGCGCCGACTCGCCTCAGGAGACGCTGCTGCGGCTCGCCTTCGAGCGAGCCGGGTTCCCAGAGCCTCTGCTCAATCCTCGAGTGGCGGTTCCCGGGACGGGCGAGGAGTTCCAGCCCGATCTCGCCTTCCCCGAGCACAGGATCGGCGTGGAGTACGACGGCGAGCACCACAGCGCGGCAGCGCAGGTCGGGCGAGACATCCGGAGAGCGGAGAAGTACGCGCGGGCAGGATGGCTGGAGGTGAGGCTCTCGAAGGAGCACACCGTCGACGATCACCGTCTTGCGATCCGGAAGGTCAGAGACGCCCTGATCTCCAGAGGTTGGCGGAAGGCCGCTTAA
- a CDS encoding carbohydrate ABC transporter permease, with translation MSILNKTKAPEGHVERKAESTTSDRVVAGSSHVVLILWSAIVVLPLLWTFMSSFKTSAEIFASPFALPSVWRFDNYTRAWTEAGIGQAFGNSLMLVGASLVLVMLLGAMSAYVLARFRFWGNRFIYILLLAGNTFPVFLAMVPLFKMLERMHLLNTLFGLILTYVGFALAFTVFFLHSFFKNLPGEIAEAAAIDGAGEWRTFFQIMLPMAKPGLASVAIFNFLGLWNQFLIPVTINAAGPKVLSQSLAAFAQQMGYAVDFGALFAAVTITVIPVLVVYIIFQRQLQGSVSQGTSR, from the coding sequence ATGAGCATTCTCAACAAGACGAAGGCTCCCGAAGGACACGTGGAGCGCAAGGCCGAGTCGACGACGAGTGACCGTGTGGTGGCCGGAAGCAGCCACGTGGTGCTGATCCTGTGGTCCGCCATCGTCGTCCTGCCGCTGCTCTGGACGTTCATGTCCTCTTTCAAGACCTCCGCGGAGATCTTCGCCTCGCCGTTCGCGCTGCCGAGTGTGTGGCGCTTCGACAACTACACCCGGGCGTGGACCGAGGCCGGCATCGGCCAGGCCTTCGGCAACTCGCTCATGCTGGTGGGTGCGTCCCTGGTGCTCGTGATGCTCCTGGGCGCCATGTCGGCCTATGTCCTGGCGCGCTTCAGGTTCTGGGGCAACCGCTTCATCTACATCCTGCTGCTGGCGGGCAACACCTTCCCGGTCTTCCTGGCCATGGTGCCCCTGTTCAAGATGCTCGAGCGGATGCACCTGCTGAACACCCTGTTCGGCCTGATCCTGACCTACGTGGGCTTCGCGCTGGCCTTCACGGTATTCTTCCTGCACAGCTTCTTCAAGAATCTGCCGGGAGAGATCGCGGAAGCCGCGGCGATCGACGGCGCGGGCGAGTGGAGGACGTTCTTCCAGATCATGCTGCCGATGGCCAAGCCGGGCCTCGCGTCCGTGGCGATCTTCAACTTCCTCGGTCTGTGGAACCAGTTCCTCATCCCGGTGACGATCAACGCCGCCGGCCCGAAGGTGCTCTCGCAGTCCCTGGCCGCCTTCGCGCAGCAGATGGGTTACGCCGTCGACTTCGGCGCACTGTTCGCCGCGGTCACCATCACGGTGATCCCCGTCCTGGTGGTCTACATCATCTTCCAGCGTCAGCTGCAGGGTTCGGTGTCCCAGGGCACGTCCCGCTAG
- a CDS encoding carbohydrate ABC transporter permease yields MLVFLGVPLVIYGLFVVWPFLQAFFYSLTDWSGFSPKYNFVGLANYIKIFQDDLFLKALGNNILLLIVVPLVTIVLSLALAVVVTVGGSSKGQVKGLKGSSFYRVVSFFPYTIPAIAIGIMWGQIYDPSGGLLNGLLRAFGLQNFKDFAWLGNSNTAMFASMFVIIWGFVGFYMVLFIAGIKGIPAELYEAARIDGAGRFRTAVSLTIPMIRDNIQTAYVYLGILALDAFVYMAALFPNAGGPENTTLVMSQQLFFTAFQRGQFGTATAMGVVMAVATLIFSGLVFLVNRLTGGKDQELV; encoded by the coding sequence ATGCTGGTGTTCCTTGGCGTTCCCCTGGTGATCTACGGGCTTTTCGTGGTGTGGCCATTCCTCCAAGCGTTCTTCTACAGCCTGACCGACTGGTCCGGTTTCTCCCCGAAATACAACTTCGTCGGACTCGCGAACTACATCAAGATCTTCCAGGACGATCTGTTCCTGAAGGCACTGGGCAACAACATCCTGCTGCTGATCGTGGTTCCCCTCGTGACGATCGTCCTCTCCCTGGCTCTCGCCGTCGTCGTCACCGTGGGCGGCAGCAGCAAAGGCCAGGTCAAGGGCCTGAAGGGCTCCAGCTTCTACCGCGTGGTCTCCTTCTTCCCGTACACCATCCCCGCGATCGCCATCGGCATCATGTGGGGACAGATCTACGACCCGAGCGGCGGCCTGCTGAACGGCCTGCTCCGGGCGTTCGGATTGCAGAACTTCAAAGACTTCGCCTGGCTGGGCAACTCGAACACCGCGATGTTCGCTTCCATGTTCGTCATCATCTGGGGCTTCGTGGGCTTCTACATGGTGCTCTTCATCGCCGGCATCAAGGGCATCCCCGCCGAACTGTATGAGGCGGCGCGCATCGACGGCGCTGGGCGCTTCCGCACCGCGGTGAGCCTGACCATCCCGATGATCCGCGACAACATCCAGACCGCCTACGTCTACCTGGGCATCCTCGCCCTCGACGCCTTCGTCTACATGGCGGCCCTCTTCCCGAACGCCGGTGGCCCGGAGAACACCACGCTGGTCATGTCCCAGCAGCTGTTCTTCACCGCGTTCCAGCGTGGCCAGTTCGGCACCGCGACCGCCATGGGTGTGGTCATGGCCGTGGCGACGCTCATCTTCTCAGGACTCGTCTTCCTGGTGAACCGGCTGACCGGTGGTAAGGATCAGGAACTCGTATGA
- the ngcE gene encoding N-acetylglucosamine/diacetylchitobiose ABC transporter substrate-binding protein, whose translation MKMQNQPFARRGFLRGALATAAVIPMGGALASCASGGDSAAPAATGNVSATNPFGLADKATVDAVIFKGGYGVDYVEFAAKTAEKKFAGSTFKVAASSAISAELQPRFAGGNPPDLIDNSGAQSIGISTILDQLEDLKSVVDANNYEGTKISDTLYEGVLAPGTFGDKVAAINYVLTVYGLWYSASLFKDNGWTVPKTWDEAFELGEKAKAKGKFLFLWGKEAATYYQELAFASAIKEGGQDVRLNIENLKPDAWKQDAIMKVFKALEKHIKAGHFKPGGSGTQFTAAQAQWSNAQEALLYPSGSWIENEMKDQTKADFQMTGTPVPTVTSGSKLPFEALHSGAGEPFIVPSQGKSVAGGKELLRAMLSKEAATNFAKTKLSPTIVKGTVPADGFGSTALVSQTKMLDAAGKNVFNWQVFDLYGTNKDQLVVWNAFLDGKSSAEELADALQKISDKVAADSSIKKVEIK comes from the coding sequence ATGAAAATGCAGAATCAGCCGTTCGCGCGGCGTGGATTCCTCCGGGGGGCGCTCGCCACGGCCGCGGTCATCCCCATGGGTGGCGCATTGGCTTCCTGCGCGTCCGGCGGTGACAGTGCCGCTCCGGCCGCCACCGGCAACGTCTCTGCAACGAACCCCTTCGGCCTGGCGGACAAGGCCACGGTCGACGCGGTGATCTTCAAGGGTGGCTACGGTGTGGACTACGTGGAGTTCGCCGCCAAGACCGCCGAGAAGAAGTTCGCCGGCAGCACCTTCAAGGTCGCAGCCTCCTCGGCCATCTCCGCCGAACTGCAGCCGCGTTTCGCCGGCGGCAACCCGCCGGACCTGATCGACAACTCCGGTGCTCAGTCCATCGGCATCTCCACCATCCTGGACCAGCTCGAGGACCTCAAGTCCGTGGTCGACGCCAACAACTACGAGGGCACCAAGATCTCCGACACCCTGTACGAGGGTGTGCTCGCTCCGGGCACCTTCGGTGACAAGGTCGCGGCGATCAACTACGTGCTCACCGTCTACGGCCTCTGGTACTCCGCCTCCCTCTTCAAGGACAACGGCTGGACCGTGCCGAAGACCTGGGACGAGGCGTTCGAACTCGGCGAGAAGGCCAAGGCCAAGGGCAAGTTCCTCTTCCTCTGGGGTAAGGAAGCCGCGACGTACTACCAGGAACTCGCGTTCGCCTCCGCCATCAAGGAGGGCGGCCAGGACGTCCGCCTGAACATCGAGAACCTGAAGCCGGACGCCTGGAAGCAGGACGCCATCATGAAGGTGTTCAAAGCGCTCGAGAAGCACATCAAGGCCGGGCACTTCAAGCCGGGTGGCTCGGGCACGCAGTTCACCGCGGCCCAGGCCCAGTGGTCCAACGCGCAGGAGGCCCTGCTCTACCCGTCCGGGTCCTGGATCGAGAACGAGATGAAGGACCAGACCAAGGCGGACTTCCAGATGACCGGCACCCCGGTGCCGACCGTCACCTCCGGGTCCAAGCTGCCGTTCGAGGCGCTGCACTCCGGCGCGGGCGAGCCCTTCATCGTGCCGTCCCAGGGCAAGAGCGTGGCCGGCGGCAAGGAACTGCTGCGTGCCATGCTCTCCAAGGAAGCGGCCACGAACTTCGCCAAGACCAAGCTTTCGCCGACCATCGTCAAGGGCACAGTTCCCGCCGACGGCTTCGGCTCGACGGCGCTGGTCTCCCAGACGAAGATGCTCGACGCCGCCGGCAAGAACGTCTTCAACTGGCAGGTCTTCGACCTCTACGGGACCAACAAGGACCAGCTGGTCGTGTGGAACGCCTTCCTGGACGGCAAGAGCTCCGCGGAGGAGCTGGCCGATGCACTGCAGAAGATCTCGGACAAGGTCGCTGCCGATTCGTCCATCAAGAAGGTTGAAATCAAGTGA
- a CDS encoding MmcQ/YjbR family DNA-binding protein, with protein sequence MDARELREFCLGFPGAIEDFPFDPDTSVFKVASEVEGARHPAKMFALTRLRALPLSVSLKCDPVLALQLRAGYPQITGAWHLNKKHWNGVLLEGLPDELLRNMIEDSYDLVVSGLSRRQQEQLSWKGLIERG encoded by the coding sequence ATGGACGCCCGTGAGCTGCGCGAGTTCTGCCTGGGGTTCCCCGGCGCCATCGAGGACTTCCCGTTCGACCCGGACACCTCGGTCTTCAAGGTCGCGTCCGAGGTGGAAGGCGCCCGGCATCCGGCGAAGATGTTCGCGCTGACCCGGCTGCGCGCCCTGCCGCTGTCCGTGAGCCTGAAATGCGATCCCGTGCTGGCACTGCAGCTGCGGGCGGGATACCCGCAGATCACCGGGGCCTGGCATCTGAACAAGAAGCACTGGAACGGTGTGCTCCTGGAGGGGCTGCCGGATGAGCTGCTGCGGAACATGATCGAGGACTCCTATGACCTCGTCGTGTCCGGGCTGAGCCGGCGCCAGCAGGAACAGCTGAGCTGGAAGGGCCTGATCGAGCGCGGCTGA
- a CDS encoding CoA-binding protein — MAHVNDPAVIENLITTQGRWAVVGLSTNEWRAAYDVSLTVRDRMGMEIIPINPKGEDVHGEKGYKLLSEVPGQVDVVECFVNSERVGAVVDQAIEAGAKAVWMQLGVVDEAAAERAEAAGLDVVMNECPDRVLHRWAQEGRRLDTDGSATA, encoded by the coding sequence ATGGCACACGTCAACGATCCCGCCGTCATCGAGAACCTCATCACCACGCAGGGCCGCTGGGCCGTGGTCGGGCTGAGCACCAACGAATGGCGCGCCGCCTATGACGTCTCCCTCACCGTGCGGGACCGCATGGGGATGGAGATCATTCCCATCAATCCCAAGGGCGAGGACGTTCACGGCGAGAAGGGCTACAAGCTGCTCTCCGAGGTGCCGGGCCAGGTGGACGTCGTGGAGTGCTTCGTGAACTCCGAACGCGTCGGCGCGGTGGTGGATCAGGCCATCGAGGCCGGCGCCAAGGCCGTCTGGATGCAGCTGGGCGTCGTGGACGAGGCCGCCGCCGAACGGGCCGAGGCCGCCGGGCTGGACGTCGTCATGAACGAGTGCCCTGACCGGGTGCTGCACCGCTGGGCCCAGGAGGGCCGGCGCCTGGACACGGACGGCTCCGCGACGGCCTGA
- a CDS encoding adenylosuccinate synthase encodes MPAIVIVGAQWGDEGKGKATDLLGGRVDYVVKPNGGNNAGHTVVVNGEKYELKLLPAGILSPNAIPVIGNGCVVNLEALFQEIDGLEARGADTSRLRVSANAHLVAPYHQVLDKVTERFLGKRAIGTTGRGIGPAYMDKVARLGLRVQDVFDESILRQKVEGSLHQKNQLLVKVYNRRAVEVEEIVQYFLSFAERLRPLMIDSTYELNKALDEGKVVLMEGGQATFLDVDHGTYPFVTSSNPTAGGASVGSGIGPTRISRSIGIIKAYTTRVGAGPFPTELFDDMGLYLQKTGGEFGVNTGRPRRCGWYDAVLARHASRVNGFTDYFLTKLDVLTGIEQIPVCVAYDVDGVRHDEMPMTQTDFHHAKPIFEYFPGWTEDISGAKTLEDLPENARDYVLALERLSGTRFSAIGVGPDREQTIVVHDLIED; translated from the coding sequence ATGCCAGCAATCGTGATCGTCGGAGCCCAGTGGGGCGATGAAGGCAAGGGAAAGGCCACCGACCTCCTGGGCGGGCGCGTGGATTACGTGGTCAAGCCCAACGGCGGCAACAACGCCGGCCACACGGTCGTGGTGAACGGCGAGAAGTACGAGCTCAAGCTCCTTCCCGCCGGCATTCTCAGCCCCAACGCCATCCCGGTCATCGGCAACGGCTGCGTGGTGAACCTCGAGGCCCTCTTCCAGGAGATCGACGGTCTGGAGGCCCGCGGCGCGGACACCTCCCGCCTCCGCGTCTCCGCCAACGCCCACCTCGTGGCCCCGTATCACCAGGTGCTGGACAAAGTCACCGAGCGCTTCCTCGGCAAGCGCGCCATCGGAACCACGGGCCGCGGCATCGGCCCCGCCTACATGGACAAGGTGGCGCGCCTCGGCCTCCGCGTTCAAGACGTCTTCGACGAGTCGATCCTCCGCCAGAAGGTGGAAGGCTCGCTGCACCAGAAGAACCAGCTCCTGGTGAAGGTCTACAACCGCCGTGCCGTGGAGGTGGAGGAGATCGTCCAGTACTTCCTCTCCTTCGCCGAGCGCCTTCGCCCTCTGATGATCGACTCGACCTATGAACTGAACAAGGCCCTGGACGAGGGCAAGGTGGTCCTCATGGAGGGCGGCCAGGCCACCTTCCTGGACGTGGACCACGGCACATACCCCTTCGTGACCTCGTCCAACCCCACCGCGGGCGGCGCGTCCGTGGGCTCCGGCATCGGTCCCACGCGCATCTCCCGGTCGATCGGCATCATCAAGGCGTACACCACGCGTGTGGGCGCCGGTCCGTTCCCCACTGAGCTGTTCGATGACATGGGTCTCTACCTGCAGAAGACCGGTGGCGAGTTCGGCGTGAACACTGGCCGTCCGCGTCGCTGTGGCTGGTACGACGCCGTCCTGGCGCGTCACGCCTCCCGCGTCAACGGCTTCACGGACTACTTCCTCACCAAGCTGGACGTCCTCACGGGCATCGAGCAGATCCCGGTCTGCGTGGCGTACGACGTCGACGGCGTCCGCCACGATGAGATGCCGATGACCCAGACGGACTTCCACCACGCGAAGCCCATCTTCGAGTACTTCCCCGGCTGGACCGAGGACATCAGCGGCGCCAAGACCCTGGAGGACCTCCCGGAGAACGCCCGCGACTACGTCCTCGCGCTCGAACGCCTCTCCGGCACCCGGTTCTCCGCCATCGGCGTGGGCCCGGACCGCGAGCAGACCATCGTCGTCCACGACCTGATCGAGGACTGA